ACCACGGTCCCGGGGGCATCCTCGGCATCGACCAGCTCGACGACGTGACGGTCGGCACCGCCACAGGTGACGTCGACGGCGGCGACACCATGCGCGCCGCCCTGCGCCACGCGACCGAGATGCAGGGACACGTCGTGGTCGACCTGAGCCGCGTACACCACATCGACTCCGTCGGTCTCGGCCTGCTCGTCCGCGCCCACCGCGAAGCCCGCGACCGTGGCGTCACGCTGTGCCTGGCCGCGCCGTCGCGGTTCGTCCGCACCGTCCTGCACACCATGCGCCTGGACCGGGCCTTCCCCGTCTTCGCGAGCCGCGACGAGGCCCTCACCCAGCTGTCCCAGGGTCTGGAGTCCGCCGCCACGACGGCCGCCCGTCCCTGATCGACCGACGTGGCCCCCTGATCCCCCCGTCACCGGCAGCGACACCTGAGGAGAGCCCATGACCATCACCGGTCTCGTCACCGCGCTCCTCGTCGGCGTCACCATCGGCCTGCTCGGCAGGCTCGTCACCCCAGGACGCCGGGAGGCCCCGATCTGGCTGACCGTCGCCGTCGGGGTCGTCGCGGCCCTGGCGGGCAGCATCGTCGCCCGTCTCGCGGGCGTCGACACCGGTGCACTCAGCCTCCTGGCCGTGCTCGTCCAGGTCAGCCTCGCCGGCATCGGGGTGGTGCTGGTCGTCGCCACCGCCAGGTCCGAACGGTCCGACTCCACGTGAATCCAGCACCGGCGCGAGAAGGCCATCCGGCAGCACGGTTCAGGGACTCCGGACCCGGACCGCCCACGATCGAGGAGCTCCCCGTGTACACGCCATGGCCACTACCCGACGAGAACTGGTTCGCCGACGCCTCGAACCAGCCCGAGCAGCACCGCGAGGACGTGCGGATCGAGGCTCTGGTCGCGCAGCGATTGAGCATCGACTGGACGACGCGGCGCCAGCAGATCATTGTCTCCGTGCAGAACCGGGTCGTCATTCTCGCCGGCGTGGTGAGTGACACCGAAACCCGACAGGCCGCCGCGGAACTCGCCTGGGACGTGCCCGGTGTCTTCGACGTCTGCAACACGCTGCGGCTCAGCGGTCAGCGGCGTGGCCACCGGTGACCGCAGGTCGTCGCCTGTCGTGGCGGCTCAGGCGAAGTCAAACAGCGGCGGGAAGGCGAGGACGACCGCCCAGGCCCACCCGGCGTACACGATCACGTAACGGGTCTGCCATCGTTCCAGGCGGGCGAAGGGCATGCGGCCACGTACGAAGCCGAGGTACAGCCATGCCGACCACGCCAGGTTGGTGAGCAGGACGAGGTTCTCGCCCAGCGCCGCGGTCTTGTTGGGACTGAAGCCCCATCCGGTGATCCGGCCCGTGATCGCCGCCAGCACCAGCACGTCGATGATCAGTGCGCTGACGATGAGCGCGAGTTGCAAGCGGTCGAACAGACCGGGTCGGGCCGTGAGGTCACGCGCCGAGATGGCGTACAGCAGCATGCCCAGCACGATGACGAGCAGCAGGTCGAAGAGGATGAGCGCGTCGCGCTCGACGTCGATGCCGTTGGTGGTCCAGACGACGGCGACCAGGAAGGCCAGCAGGGTGGCGGTGAACAGCGGCGTGAAGACCCGGGTCAGCACCGGCGCCATGTTCTCGATGACGCTCTGCTTTGCCTCGACCAGCCACGCCGACACGATGACCGCGGCCATGGCGCCGCACGGCAGCAACCACGACTGGATGAATCCCTGGATGTCCAGCCCGATGGCTGCGAAAGCGTTCACCGTGATGCCGGTGAGGACGCCGCCACCCAGCCCGATGAGGACGAAGTAGATCAGCCACTCCCCGGTGAACCGGATGAAGTCCATCCGCCGCCGGTCCGAACGCCAGTCGCCGCCCGCGTAGGCGACGCCGACAACCAGCCACAGCGCTATCGGCAGGTGGATCGCGGTGAGCACCGTGGTCTGCGAGTCGTCGGCCAGCGGATACGCGTTCGCGGCGACAGCCCCGAGAACGAACAGCAACGCGAGCGCTCCGATGACGCGAAGACCGACGCGGCGGTGCCAGGCGAAGTACGCCGCAAGCGCCGGCAGCGCGAAGAGGCTGACGTTTCGCGCGTAGAAGCCGGCGTCGTCGTCCCCGGACAGGTCGAGCCCGAACCAGGACGGCACCTTGATCGCGAGCGCCGCGACGGCCGCGCAGAGCACCATGACGGGCAGTTCCCGACGGGTACGGGCGGCGGTCGGCGCGTCCGGCTCCCGGGGCAGCACCAGTTGTTTCCATAGGCGCTCGGAGTGCTCGCGGGCGAACTCCCGCGACAGGTCGTCGAGGCTGCCCATGCGTTTGACGGCGATGAGGAACGATTCGTCGGCGCGCAGGCCCGCCTCGGTCAGCTCGGTGATCCGGCTGCGGAGGTGGTCCTCCAGCTCCTCGGCATCGGTGTGGTGCAGCTCCCGGCGGCGGTCGATGTAGGCCCGCCACTCGGCGATCTGGCCCTCCAGATCGTTGTCGACGGTCATAGTCCCGCCCCCCATGCCGGAGTCGTGCTGGGCTTGGCGGACTGTGTCGTGCTCCAGACGCCCCGCAGGGCGTCGACGACGGCGGCCCACTGGCGGCGCTGCTCGGCGAGCTCGGCCCGGCCCTGGTCGGTGATGCGGTAGTACTTCCGGCGTCGTCCCCCCGCCGGGGTTTCCCAGGCGGACTCCAGGTGGCCGAGCCGTTCCAGGCGGTGCAGCAGCGGATAGAGCAGGCCGTCGGTCCACTCCAGTTGCCCGCCGGAGAGATCGTTCACCTGCTTGAGGATCGCGTA
Above is a window of Micromonospora coriariae DNA encoding:
- a CDS encoding STAS domain-containing protein is translated as MTVVPDDHLMTLICDTCGDSITSTACVLPDAEVVWTLVHEHGWSGSPFATGPHRCPHCSLLPVSGGGQASYDNHGPGGILGIDQLDDVTVGTATGDVDGGDTMRAALRHATEMQGHVVVDLSRVHHIDSVGLGLLVRAHREARDRGVTLCLAAPSRFVRTVLHTMRLDRAFPVFASRDEALTQLSQGLESAATTAARP
- a CDS encoding GlsB/YeaQ/YmgE family stress response membrane protein, with product MTITGLVTALLVGVTIGLLGRLVTPGRREAPIWLTVAVGVVAALAGSIVARLAGVDTGALSLLAVLVQVSLAGIGVVLVVATARSERSDST
- a CDS encoding BON domain-containing protein, whose protein sequence is MYTPWPLPDENWFADASNQPEQHREDVRIEALVAQRLSIDWTTRRQQIIVSVQNRVVILAGVVSDTETRQAAAELAWDVPGVFDVCNTLRLSGQRRGHR
- a CDS encoding permease prefix domain 1-containing protein; the encoded protein is MTVDNDLEGQIAEWRAYIDRRRELHHTDAEELEDHLRSRITELTEAGLRADESFLIAVKRMGSLDDLSREFAREHSERLWKQLVLPREPDAPTAARTRRELPVMVLCAAVAALAIKVPSWFGLDLSGDDDAGFYARNVSLFALPALAAYFAWHRRVGLRVIGALALLFVLGAVAANAYPLADDSQTTVLTAIHLPIALWLVVGVAYAGGDWRSDRRRMDFIRFTGEWLIYFVLIGLGGGVLTGITVNAFAAIGLDIQGFIQSWLLPCGAMAAVIVSAWLVEAKQSVIENMAPVLTRVFTPLFTATLLAFLVAVVWTTNGIDVERDALILFDLLLVIVLGMLLYAISARDLTARPGLFDRLQLALIVSALIIDVLVLAAITGRITGWGFSPNKTAALGENLVLLTNLAWSAWLYLGFVRGRMPFARLERWQTRYVIVYAGWAWAVVLAFPPLFDFA
- a CDS encoding PadR family transcriptional regulator, which encodes MHISKDLVAASATPLVLGILAEGESYGYAILKQVNDLSGGQLEWTDGLLYPLLHRLERLGHLESAWETPAGGRRRKYYRITDQGRAELAEQRRQWAAVVDALRGVWSTTQSAKPSTTPAWGAGL